In Fluviicola taffensis DSM 16823, the following are encoded in one genomic region:
- a CDS encoding fasciclin domain-containing protein, protein MKKGLLSIALIASTAIFSNSFAQDKTVMVGGESMYPAKNIVENAVNSKDHTTLVAAVKAGGLVETLQGKGPFTVFAPVNDAFENLPAGTVETLLKPENKGTLVKVLTYHVVAGKMDFNTIAAAIKKGGGKAEMTTVSGGKLWAMMNGDHNITLKDEAGNVANISTYDVYQSNGVIHVIDKVLMPKM, encoded by the coding sequence ATGAAAAAGGGATTATTATCTATCGCATTAATTGCTTCAACAGCAATTTTTTCTAACTCATTTGCTCAAGACAAAACTGTTATGGTTGGTGGAGAGTCTATGTATCCAGCAAAGAACATTGTAGAGAATGCAGTGAATTCAAAAGACCACACAACATTAGTAGCAGCTGTAAAAGCAGGTGGTTTAGTGGAGACATTACAAGGAAAAGGGCCATTCACAGTTTTTGCTCCAGTCAATGACGCATTCGAAAATCTTCCAGCTGGAACAGTAGAAACATTGTTGAAACCAGAGAATAAAGGAACATTGGTGAAAGTGTTGACTTACCACGTTGTTGCTGGTAAAATGGACTTCAATACGATTGCAGCAGCAATTAAAAAAGGAGGAGGTAAAGCTGAAATGACAACTGTTTCAGGAGGAAAATTGTGGGCTATGATGAATGGTGATCACAACATTACACTAAAAGACGAAGCAGGAAATGTTGCAAACATCTCAACGTACGATGTGTATCAATCAAACGGTGTGATTCACGTTATCGACAAAGTGTTGATGCCTAAAATGTAA
- the mgtE gene encoding magnesium transporter: MRFELTKEFLERIRQAVSSEDTEWIKQHITDLHFADIAEIMDELSMEQSKYLYFQLEEELQADVLMELEEEVRDRFLASLSSKEMAEQLENLDSDDAADILGELPDEKIQEVISQMEDDEAADDIVDLLNYDEDTAGGLMQKEFIQARLEWPVNRALVELRRQAEDVEQVYTIYVVDDLNKLVGVLSLKKLLFASPKTPIRDLYEGKNLIFVTTSDSSEKVAKVMEKYDLVSVPVVDLQGKLVGRITIDDVVDVIKEEADKDFQLASGISERIESTFSVWRITRARIPWLLIAMLGGTLGAQVISKFEGGITQIPALAFFIPLITAMGGNVGVQSSAIVVQSLAKGSDQFGSILQKLLKEALVALVNGLLLSALIFAIAYFFSNEWLGLVVSISLFTVIIFAAIFGTLIPLVLNHYKIDPALATGPFVTTLNDIVGLFIYFTVGTLILL; encoded by the coding sequence ATGCGTTTTGAGCTGACCAAAGAATTTCTAGAGCGCATCCGGCAAGCAGTTTCGTCGGAGGATACAGAGTGGATTAAACAGCACATTACAGATCTTCACTTCGCGGATATTGCTGAAATCATGGATGAATTGTCCATGGAGCAATCCAAATACTTGTACTTTCAATTAGAGGAAGAGCTCCAAGCCGATGTTTTGATGGAGTTGGAGGAAGAAGTTCGCGATCGATTCCTAGCTTCTTTATCCAGCAAGGAAATGGCCGAACAGTTGGAGAATTTGGATTCCGATGATGCCGCTGATATCCTTGGCGAACTCCCAGACGAAAAAATCCAAGAGGTCATTTCTCAAATGGAGGATGATGAGGCTGCAGATGATATCGTGGATCTTTTGAACTACGATGAAGATACTGCGGGTGGGCTCATGCAGAAAGAGTTTATTCAAGCGCGATTGGAATGGCCTGTAAACCGGGCTTTGGTTGAATTACGTAGACAAGCGGAAGACGTGGAGCAGGTTTATACCATCTATGTTGTAGATGATTTGAATAAATTGGTTGGTGTTCTATCCTTGAAAAAATTGCTGTTTGCTAGCCCTAAAACACCTATTCGCGATTTATACGAAGGCAAGAATTTAATTTTCGTTACCACAAGCGATTCTTCCGAGAAGGTAGCGAAGGTGATGGAAAAATACGATTTGGTTTCTGTTCCCGTTGTTGATTTACAAGGAAAATTAGTGGGTCGCATTACTATCGATGACGTTGTTGATGTCATTAAAGAAGAGGCAGACAAAGACTTCCAGTTGGCTTCAGGTATCTCTGAGCGTATCGAATCTACATTTAGTGTGTGGAGAATTACACGTGCCCGCATTCCATGGCTTTTGATTGCGATGTTGGGTGGAACCTTGGGAGCACAAGTGATTTCAAAATTCGAGGGTGGGATTACGCAAATTCCTGCATTGGCATTTTTTATCCCGCTAATCACGGCGATGGGTGGAAATGTGGGAGTGCAATCTTCTGCTATTGTTGTACAATCTCTTGCAAAAGGATCGGATCAATTTGGTAGTATTCTTCAAAAATTATTAAAAGAAGCCTTGGTTGCATTAGTCAACGGACTTTTATTGTCTGCATTGATTTTCGCGATAGCTTACTTCTTTTCCAATGAATGGTTAGGATTGGTTGTAAGCATTTCCTTGTTTACGGTGATTATTTTCGCTGCCATATTTGGAACTTTGATTCCCTTGGTCTTGAATCATTATAAAATTGATCCTGCCCTAGCAACAGGTCCATTTGTCACTACACTCAACGATATTGTTGGTTTGTTTATCTATTTCACTGTCGGAACATTAATCCTTCTTTAA
- a CDS encoding O-antigen ligase family protein: MLDKLTGKPVHYYIQLIAMMGIAAGLPFSKIPLSIGTMLLGLNVILLWDWKNVLKSWFSNKWLWLLLGYLVLEAISFFWSENKHEAWDMLRREIPLYAIPLCIVAIPLKSFNHYKWVAIAFLSAVFLFSFINIGTYFHWWGNKVYDDIRSLSLFISHLRFAMMIVLSIVFCAAWWIRKFPYRWISLLLAAWFLFYINVSQIGMGFLTLSGVVFTMFYFKVKSIQLIWLKRVFILSFGGLVLFVCVFLYVKLQPIAHKIELNSEDYGSRTPNGNLYGFDAPKNMNWENGYPVYYFVSDEELDSEWSKVSKINYRDGTDSKGNPIRNILWRYMTSKGLRKDSVDFQKMTKEDIRNVERGFASLEMAKGGISAQLYRMRGQLNDSEDPNGKSLLEKVESLKAGLTIIKEHPICGVGVGDLEKSFQGAYQKNQTKLTIENQHLTHNQYFTTWISAGIGCFIVFISLWFIQFATALKINAFEWTGFLVITMLSFLVEDTLQTQTGIAFVGFFFAFFITGKSLLYPPSRKN, translated from the coding sequence ATGCTGGACAAACTGACCGGTAAGCCCGTTCATTATTATATTCAACTGATTGCAATGATGGGAATTGCAGCTGGATTGCCGTTCAGTAAAATTCCCTTGTCTATTGGAACAATGCTTCTAGGTCTAAATGTTATTTTGCTTTGGGATTGGAAAAATGTGCTTAAAAGTTGGTTTTCGAATAAGTGGTTGTGGCTTTTATTAGGGTATTTAGTTCTTGAAGCTATTTCTTTTTTTTGGTCAGAAAACAAGCACGAAGCTTGGGATATGTTGCGAAGAGAAATTCCACTTTATGCCATTCCATTGTGTATTGTTGCCATTCCATTAAAATCATTTAATCATTACAAATGGGTTGCAATTGCCTTTTTATCGGCAGTATTTCTGTTTAGTTTTATCAATATCGGAACCTATTTTCATTGGTGGGGGAATAAAGTGTATGACGATATTAGAAGTCTTTCTTTATTTATTTCGCACTTGCGTTTTGCGATGATGATTGTACTTTCAATTGTGTTTTGTGCGGCTTGGTGGATTCGCAAATTTCCTTATCGTTGGATTTCTCTTTTATTGGCTGCTTGGTTTCTTTTCTACATCAATGTTTCTCAAATAGGAATGGGTTTTTTAACCCTTTCTGGGGTCGTTTTTACGATGTTCTATTTTAAGGTGAAATCGATTCAATTGATTTGGTTGAAACGAGTTTTTATACTGAGTTTTGGTGGCTTGGTTTTGTTTGTCTGCGTGTTTCTGTATGTGAAACTTCAACCCATCGCTCATAAAATAGAACTCAATTCGGAGGATTACGGGTCGAGAACACCAAACGGGAACCTGTATGGTTTTGATGCTCCTAAAAATATGAATTGGGAAAATGGGTATCCCGTCTATTATTTTGTGTCAGATGAAGAACTTGACAGTGAATGGTCAAAAGTATCTAAAATAAACTATCGAGATGGAACGGATTCAAAAGGAAATCCAATCCGTAACATTTTATGGAGATACATGACATCCAAAGGATTGAGAAAGGATTCTGTTGATTTTCAAAAAATGACCAAGGAAGATATCCGAAATGTGGAACGCGGATTTGCTTCTCTTGAAATGGCAAAAGGGGGGATTTCTGCTCAGTTGTATCGCATGCGTGGCCAGTTAAATGATTCTGAAGATCCCAATGGAAAATCATTGTTAGAGAAAGTAGAATCATTAAAAGCGGGACTAACCATTATCAAAGAGCACCCAATTTGTGGAGTTGGAGTTGGTGATTTGGAAAAATCGTTTCAAGGAGCATACCAAAAGAATCAAACAAAACTAACTATTGAAAATCAGCATTTAACCCACAATCAATATTTCACAACTTGGATTTCCGCTGGAATTGGTTGTTTTATTGTGTTTATAAGTTTATGGTTTATTCAGTTTGCTACCGCATTGAAGATTAATGCATTTGAATGGACCGGATTTTTAGTAATAACGATGCTTTCATTTTTGGTGGAAGACACCTTACAAACACAAACAGGAATTGCTTTTGTAGGTTTCTTCTTTGCCTTTTTTATCACAGGAAAATCTCTGCTGTATCCTCCAAGTAGGAAGAACTAG
- a CDS encoding S41 family peptidase, whose protein sequence is MKQFLHVFALITILIGLSPSVKAQSNGFEEIKSMELMDLIFQQLETNYVDEIKPGEMSKTAIDAMLKQLDPYTVYYHESNMEDYRMMTTGQYGGIGALIRKMGEYTFIAEPYEGKPAQLSGAMAGDKILSIDGKDMKGKASDEVSDGLRGPKGSTIQLKVERAGEEKTISITRDEIKLADVPYFGMLNNGTTGYIKLNSFTQTASAEVIAAYGKLKQQGMTSVILDLRGNGGGLLMEAVRIVNIFVKKGQTVVTTKGRIPEENKTYATSADPLDLTIPLVVLVDGGSASASEIVSGSLQDLDRAVIIGENSYGKGLVQRTFDLKYGSKIKVTISKYYTPSGRCVQRLEYYDKELGDKPKAIADSLLKSFKTVNGRKVIDGRGIEPDILVEKDDYSRLLLMLVSNNVIFNYATDFKRTHESIAPAKTFKLSDDEYAAFKAYALKQEFTYSTASEEQLEKMKKTAEDEGYFEDIKGDYQQLLSKVTPSKERDLDKFKTEINDILSSEIVARYYYQNGRAEQAFQTDKDILKAIEVLSDAKQLNTILGK, encoded by the coding sequence ATGAAGCAGTTCTTGCATGTTTTCGCCTTGATAACCATCCTTATTGGGCTAAGTCCTTCAGTAAAAGCGCAGTCCAACGGATTTGAGGAGATTAAATCCATGGAGTTAATGGATCTCATTTTTCAGCAATTGGAAACGAATTATGTGGATGAGATTAAACCAGGAGAAATGAGCAAAACGGCTATTGATGCGATGCTGAAGCAATTGGATCCATATACCGTTTATTACCACGAATCAAACATGGAAGATTACCGCATGATGACTACTGGTCAATACGGTGGAATTGGTGCGTTGATTCGAAAAATGGGTGAGTATACCTTCATTGCTGAACCTTACGAAGGAAAACCAGCTCAATTGTCAGGAGCAATGGCTGGTGACAAAATCCTTTCAATTGATGGGAAAGACATGAAAGGAAAAGCGAGCGATGAGGTTTCAGACGGATTGCGCGGACCAAAAGGTTCTACTATTCAATTAAAGGTTGAACGCGCTGGAGAAGAAAAAACAATCTCCATTACCCGTGACGAAATCAAATTGGCGGATGTTCCTTATTTTGGAATGTTGAACAATGGGACAACTGGTTATATCAAGTTAAATAGCTTTACACAAACTGCTTCCGCAGAAGTTATTGCCGCTTACGGGAAATTGAAACAACAAGGAATGACTTCGGTCATATTAGATTTACGCGGAAATGGTGGAGGTTTATTGATGGAAGCTGTTCGAATCGTGAATATTTTTGTAAAAAAAGGACAAACAGTTGTAACAACAAAAGGACGCATTCCAGAAGAGAATAAAACGTATGCAACATCTGCCGATCCATTGGATTTAACGATTCCGTTGGTTGTTTTAGTTGACGGAGGTTCTGCTTCAGCTTCTGAAATTGTTTCTGGAAGTTTGCAAGATTTAGACCGTGCGGTTATCATTGGAGAAAACTCGTATGGAAAAGGATTGGTTCAACGTACGTTTGACTTGAAATATGGATCTAAAATTAAAGTGACGATTTCAAAATACTACACACCATCAGGGCGTTGTGTGCAGCGTTTGGAATACTACGACAAGGAATTGGGAGATAAACCAAAAGCAATCGCAGATTCACTCTTAAAATCATTCAAAACGGTAAATGGCCGAAAAGTAATTGATGGCCGAGGAATTGAGCCAGATATTTTGGTGGAGAAAGATGATTATTCTCGCTTGTTATTGATGTTGGTGAGTAACAATGTGATTTTCAATTATGCAACCGATTTCAAACGCACACATGAAAGCATTGCTCCAGCTAAAACATTCAAATTGAGTGATGACGAGTATGCTGCATTTAAAGCGTATGCGTTGAAACAAGAGTTTACCTATTCCACAGCTTCTGAAGAGCAATTGGAAAAAATGAAGAAAACGGCTGAAGACGAAGGGTATTTTGAAGATATAAAAGGAGATTACCAGCAGTTATTGTCGAAAGTAACTCCATCGAAAGAACGTGATTTGGATAAGTTCAAAACGGAAATTAATGACATTCTTTCAAGTGAAATCGTAGCGCGTTACTATTATCAAAATGGTCGTGCAGAACAAGCTTTTCAAACCGACAAAGACATCTTGAAAGCCATAGAAGTACTTAGTGATGCGAAGCAACTAAATACTATTCTCGGAAAATAA
- the rnpA gene encoding ribonuclease P protein component, with product MDQSFGKPYKLCSRKTIDSLFQEGKQLRAFPLKLYYAESESEEKVPFQVVLSAPKRQFKRAHDRNYIKRLLKEVLRREKQSLEDVLNESGKKLSLFIIYTNKELPTYEEIERCIRKLIAKLIAELKSEG from the coding sequence ATGGACCAGTCGTTCGGAAAACCATACAAACTCTGTAGTCGAAAAACAATCGATAGTCTCTTTCAGGAGGGAAAGCAGTTGCGTGCGTTTCCGTTAAAATTGTACTACGCCGAAAGTGAATCCGAAGAAAAAGTTCCTTTTCAGGTGGTACTTTCTGCACCAAAACGCCAATTCAAAAGGGCACATGATCGCAATTACATCAAGCGCTTGTTGAAAGAGGTTTTGCGCAGAGAAAAACAATCGTTGGAAGATGTATTGAATGAATCTGGGAAAAAACTATCCCTTTTCATTATCTACACGAATAAAGAACTTCCAACTTACGAAGAGATTGAAAGGTGCATCCGTAAACTGATTGCAAAACTGATTGCTGAATTGAAAAGTGAAGGTTAG
- the cysS gene encoding cysteine--tRNA ligase, translating to MNPKHPLLIYNSLSGEKEVFKPIIAGKVGMYVCGPTLYSEPHMGNMRTFINFDLIYRYLLHLGLQVKYVRNITDAGHITNSAGEAVDSIGKAARVEQVQSLEIVYKYNVKFQDLQRIYNLLPPSIEPTATGHIQEQIEVIEKIIENGFAYVVNGSVYFDVRAYGEKFEYGILSGRKVDELAEETRELNAQEEKRFFADFALWKKSNPDDMQIWRSPWGDGNPGWHIECTAMSTKYLGDQFDIHGGGLDLKFPHHEDEIAQSCGSAGVSPANYWMHANMLNVNGQKMSKSLGNYFLPKEIVDGTTDVFDKPYSPQVIRFCMMQAHYRSTLDFTPDSLNAAEKGFTRLSEAYEKLGSLEVKETSSQDVPALVDSFYKAMNDDFNAPMLVASLFEAVKFINTVSEGKATISADDLEILTKEFTGFVFDVLGLSIEKSTAGANEALTATMDLVLDMRKSARENKDWSTSDKIRDRLAEAGIVVKDGKDGVTWTVK from the coding sequence ATGAATCCCAAACATCCCTTGTTGATTTACAACAGCCTTTCAGGTGAAAAAGAAGTGTTTAAACCCATTATCGCTGGTAAGGTGGGAATGTATGTTTGTGGACCTACGCTCTATAGCGAGCCACACATGGGGAACATGCGTACCTTCATCAATTTCGATTTGATTTATCGTTATTTGCTGCATTTGGGTTTGCAAGTGAAGTATGTGCGCAACATTACTGATGCAGGACACATTACCAACTCGGCTGGTGAAGCGGTGGATTCGATTGGAAAAGCAGCACGCGTGGAGCAAGTGCAATCCCTAGAGATTGTCTACAAATACAATGTCAAATTTCAGGATTTGCAGCGCATTTACAACTTGTTGCCTCCTTCTATTGAACCTACAGCAACTGGACATATTCAAGAGCAAATTGAAGTGATTGAGAAAATCATCGAGAACGGATTTGCTTACGTGGTAAATGGATCGGTGTATTTTGATGTACGCGCTTATGGAGAGAAATTCGAATACGGGATTTTGAGTGGACGAAAAGTAGATGAATTAGCAGAAGAAACCCGCGAATTGAATGCGCAGGAAGAAAAACGCTTCTTCGCAGATTTCGCCTTGTGGAAAAAGTCAAATCCGGACGATATGCAAATTTGGCGTTCACCTTGGGGAGATGGAAACCCAGGTTGGCACATCGAATGTACTGCAATGAGCACGAAATATTTGGGAGATCAGTTCGATATTCACGGAGGTGGATTGGATTTGAAATTTCCACATCACGAAGATGAAATTGCACAAAGTTGTGGTTCTGCTGGTGTTAGTCCGGCGAATTACTGGATGCATGCAAACATGTTGAACGTGAACGGACAAAAAATGTCCAAATCGTTGGGGAATTATTTCTTGCCAAAAGAAATAGTGGATGGAACAACGGATGTTTTCGATAAGCCATATTCTCCGCAAGTGATTCGTTTTTGCATGATGCAGGCGCATTACCGCAGCACCTTGGATTTCACTCCTGATTCCCTGAACGCGGCTGAAAAAGGATTTACACGCTTGTCTGAAGCGTATGAGAAATTGGGTTCTTTGGAAGTAAAAGAGACTTCTTCTCAAGATGTTCCCGCTTTAGTAGATTCGTTTTACAAAGCAATGAATGACGATTTCAACGCACCAATGCTCGTCGCAAGTTTGTTTGAAGCAGTGAAGTTTATCAATACCGTTTCAGAAGGAAAAGCAACGATTTCAGCAGACGATTTGGAGATATTGACCAAAGAATTTACAGGATTTGTATTCGATGTACTTGGTTTGAGTATTGAAAAATCAACAGCTGGTGCAAATGAAGCTTTGACAGCAACGATGGATTTGGTATTGGATATGCGAAAATCAGCACGTGAAAACAAAGATTGGAGCACTTCAGATAAAATTAGAGATCGTTTGGCAGAAGCTGGAATTGTTGTCAAAGACGGCAAGGATGGTGTGACGTGGACGGTGAAATAG
- a CDS encoding DNA cytosine methyltransferase has translation MSSKSKVVKPKFVIEPCSINVKVGSEHGNAALTHYLHNKNGVSHFYKDEATNQVKRMLEYNYPDNETTNQVAEEALQYFLFDFKKDVPFPEPIAPKFKFIDLFAGIGGFRLALQNLGGKCVFTSEWDEQAKKTYQANFGEIPFGDITKDSTKAFIPDGFDVLCGGFPCQAFSIAGKRGGFEDTRGTLFFDVAEIIKQKQPKAFFLENVKGLFNHDKGKTLKTILNVLREDLGYYVPDPKVMNAKNFGVPQNRERIFIVGFRKDLNIDSFEYPLPVSKSVTFQDVREEKEVSVKYYLSETYLNTLVKHKERHASKGNGFGFEIIPDDGIANAVVCGGMGRERNLVVDDRLTNFIPVTHIKGNVNREGIRKMTPREWARLQGFPDNFVIPVADASAYKQFGNSVAVPAIQATAEKIIQIIQARK, from the coding sequence ATGAGTTCAAAGTCCAAAGTTGTTAAACCAAAATTTGTTATAGAGCCTTGTTCTATCAACGTAAAAGTTGGTTCAGAGCATGGAAATGCTGCTCTTACTCATTATCTTCATAATAAAAATGGAGTCTCTCACTTTTATAAAGATGAAGCTACAAATCAAGTTAAGAGAATGCTTGAGTATAATTATCCAGATAATGAAACAACAAATCAGGTAGCTGAAGAGGCTCTTCAATATTTTCTTTTTGATTTTAAGAAAGATGTTCCTTTTCCTGAACCCATTGCACCCAAATTTAAATTTATCGATCTTTTTGCAGGAATTGGCGGATTTAGATTGGCGTTACAAAACCTAGGTGGAAAATGTGTTTTTACCAGTGAGTGGGATGAACAAGCAAAAAAAACGTACCAAGCCAATTTTGGAGAAATTCCATTTGGTGATATTACGAAGGATTCTACGAAAGCTTTTATTCCAGATGGATTTGATGTTCTTTGTGGTGGTTTTCCTTGTCAAGCATTTTCAATAGCTGGAAAGCGTGGTGGTTTTGAGGATACAAGAGGAACGCTTTTCTTTGACGTTGCAGAAATTATTAAGCAAAAGCAACCCAAAGCATTTTTTTTAGAAAACGTTAAAGGATTATTTAATCATGATAAAGGAAAGACATTAAAAACGATTTTAAATGTTCTTCGAGAAGATTTAGGATATTATGTTCCTGATCCAAAAGTGATGAATGCCAAAAATTTTGGAGTTCCTCAAAATAGAGAACGCATTTTTATCGTTGGGTTTAGAAAGGATTTGAATATTGATTCCTTTGAATACCCGCTTCCTGTTTCTAAATCTGTTACTTTCCAAGATGTCCGAGAAGAGAAAGAAGTTTCGGTTAAATATTATTTGTCTGAAACTTATTTGAATACATTGGTAAAACACAAAGAAAGGCATGCAAGTAAAGGAAATGGTTTTGGATTTGAAATCATTCCAGATGATGGAATTGCAAATGCAGTGGTTTGTGGAGGAATGGGAAGAGAACGAAATTTAGTTGTGGATGATCGATTGACCAATTTCATTCCTGTAACTCATATTAAGGGAAATGTAAATAGAGAAGGAATCCGTAAGATGACACCACGAGAATGGGCCCGTTTGCAAGGTTTTCCTGACAATTTTGTGATTCCAGTTGCTGATGCATCAGCTTACAAGCAATTTGGAAATTCTGTGGCTGTTCCAGCTATTCAGGCAACGGCAGAAAAAATCATTCAAATAATTCAAGCAAGAAAATGA
- a CDS encoding acyltransferase family protein: MNTESQKSKLNFLDGVRGVAMLIVVLHHFGIGFFPAINYLNPEKIHLGDGSIELMIAKSPLSIFFNGGFAVSIFFVLSGFVLSYKFHLTGNRKLLTDYAAKRYFRLFIPVAGSIIICYVLHLCGLFTNHHPETIEITKSQDWLGGLFSNMKGPGDVLKNMFVDVFLNNDNRYNPVLWTMTIEFLGSLLVFSFLALTANTKKTILLHIIVAVLILLTDRKFYAAFILGSLISKLFIDGFSFPKGLKGASIKWILLAAGIYFSSFPQSLFTDQSIWKPLNWSWTNGYDLFHVVGAFCILFVICFDKTLTRIFSIKPFLYLGKISFSFYLLHLAVMCTLGCFIFQQLWKPGTYFIPFLVSFLICMVVSFICAHFYYKWVDKSSIRFSEKMGKWIAKGNDSK; the protein is encoded by the coding sequence ATGAATACCGAATCACAAAAAAGCAAACTAAATTTCCTAGATGGCGTGCGTGGCGTGGCTATGCTGATTGTTGTTCTTCACCATTTTGGAATAGGGTTTTTCCCTGCCATCAACTACTTGAACCCAGAAAAAATACATCTAGGGGACGGCAGTATTGAACTGATGATTGCAAAAAGTCCACTCAGCATTTTTTTTAACGGAGGATTTGCAGTTTCTATCTTCTTTGTTTTAAGTGGTTTTGTACTCAGCTATAAATTTCACCTCACAGGAAATCGCAAGCTTTTGACGGATTATGCCGCCAAACGGTATTTCAGATTGTTTATTCCCGTTGCTGGATCAATTATCATCTGCTATGTTTTACACCTATGTGGTCTTTTCACAAATCATCACCCAGAAACCATTGAGATTACTAAATCACAAGATTGGCTTGGCGGTTTATTCAGCAACATGAAGGGGCCAGGCGATGTGTTAAAAAACATGTTTGTAGACGTATTCTTAAATAATGACAACCGCTACAATCCAGTATTGTGGACTATGACCATTGAATTTCTAGGTTCTTTATTGGTATTTTCCTTTTTGGCATTGACTGCTAACACTAAAAAAACCATTCTACTCCATATTATTGTTGCCGTTTTAATCCTCCTTACAGACAGAAAATTCTACGCGGCGTTTATTCTCGGATCTTTGATAAGCAAGCTTTTTATAGACGGATTTTCTTTTCCAAAAGGCTTAAAAGGTGCTTCTATAAAATGGATTCTTTTGGCTGCAGGAATCTATTTCAGCTCTTTTCCGCAAAGTTTGTTTACGGATCAAAGTATTTGGAAACCATTAAACTGGAGTTGGACAAACGGATACGATCTTTTCCATGTTGTAGGAGCATTTTGTATACTTTTCGTAATCTGTTTTGATAAAACCCTAACGCGGATATTTTCTATCAAACCATTTTTATACCTCGGAAAAATCTCGTTCTCGTTCTATTTGCTTCATTTAGCAGTCATGTGCACATTGGGCTGTTTCATTTTTCAGCAACTCTGGAAACCTGGAACTTATTTCATTCCTTTCTTGGTTTCCTTTCTAATCTGTATGGTGGTTTCCTTTATCTGCGCTCATTTCTACTACAAATGGGTAGACAAAAGCAGTATTCGTTTCTCTGAAAAAATGGGAAAATGGATTGCAAAAGGCAATGACTCAAAATAA
- a CDS encoding Lrp/AsnC family transcriptional regulator: protein MNALDSIDKQIIALLQSNGKMNNKEIAGKIGLSVTPTFERIKRLERIGVIQGYTALINRKAIGKELKVVCQVSLKSHEKEGIDVFESAIKELSEVSHAYHVAGATDYMLIIEVGNMEMYQDFLKNQLAGIPHIGQVNSSFVMSELK, encoded by the coding sequence ATGAATGCATTGGATTCCATTGATAAACAAATTATTGCGCTTCTACAATCGAACGGAAAGATGAATAACAAGGAGATTGCTGGTAAAATTGGTTTATCGGTTACTCCTACTTTTGAACGCATCAAACGTTTGGAGCGTATTGGAGTCATTCAAGGGTATACGGCGCTGATAAACAGAAAGGCAATTGGTAAGGAACTAAAAGTCGTTTGTCAAGTGAGTTTAAAAAGTCATGAGAAAGAAGGAATTGATGTGTTTGAAAGCGCCATTAAAGAATTGTCGGAAGTGAGCCATGCGTATCATGTGGCGGGCGCTACAGATTATATGCTTATTATCGAAGTTGGGAATATGGAAATGTATCAGGATTTTTTGAAGAATCAATTGGCAGGCATTCCGCATATTGGACAAGTGAATAGTAGCTTCGTGATGTCAGAGTTGAAGTAA
- a CDS encoding GxxExxY protein, translated as MKQLVLEREAYEIIGLCMEVHRNLGHGFSEIVYKDALEYELKNEKIQFTREQEFKVHYKDIILPHHFYADFVVFDSIILEVKSTSQLTKSHYAQVINYLAVSDLPLGLLINFNEDSLKYKRFVL; from the coding sequence ATGAAGCAATTAGTATTAGAACGTGAAGCCTATGAAATAATAGGTTTATGTATGGAAGTTCACCGAAATTTAGGACATGGTTTTTCCGAAATCGTTTATAAAGACGCTTTAGAATATGAATTAAAGAACGAGAAAATTCAATTCACGCGAGAACAGGAATTCAAGGTTCATTACAAGGACATCATTCTGCCACATCATTTCTATGCAGATTTCGTGGTTTTTGATTCTATCATCTTAGAAGTAAAGTCTACCAGTCAACTTACAAAATCCCATTATGCTCAAGTCATTAATTATTTAGCTGTTTCAGACTTACCACTGGGGCTCTTGATAAACTTCAATGAAGATAGCCTGAAATACAAACGATTTGTACTATAA
- a CDS encoding YtxH domain-containing protein produces the protein MSSNTGNMIIALLAGAVVGAGIGILLAPDKGSVTRQKLKDGVDKSKGDLMDKYHELAQLLHRKAENAGENISEFLDNAISSGIHEKDELISLLEEKLELLKKGAKKAAATAK, from the coding sequence ATGTCTAGTAACACAGGAAATATGATTATCGCACTTCTAGCAGGTGCCGTAGTCGGAGCAGGAATCGGAATTTTATTGGCTCCCGATAAAGGATCAGTAACTCGTCAGAAATTGAAAGATGGCGTGGATAAATCAAAAGGTGATTTGATGGATAAATACCACGAATTGGCACAATTGCTTCATCGCAAGGCTGAAAATGCTGGTGAAAACATCAGTGAATTTTTGGACAATGCGATTTCTAGCGGAATTCATGAAAAAGATGAGTTGATTTCACTTTTAGAAGAAAAATTAGAACTTTTGAAAAAAGGAGCTAAAAAAGCGGCAGCAACAGCAAAGTAA